One window of the Dehalococcoidia bacterium genome contains the following:
- the lysA gene encoding diaminopimelate decarboxylase: protein MLKLFPSTAKINKGRLTIGGCDTVALAKEFGTPLYIFDEATLRGRCSEYRKAFQKRYPDSTISYACKAYINKALAQLFNEEGLSLDAVSAGEIAIAKETGFPMRRVYFNGNNKSRAELEEAVAWGVKYIIVDNFHELSVLSDVAKKAKVQQDVLLRLSPGIDPHTHAYLTTGNVDSKFGFLMSQAGDAVETAMASKWLNLVGLHFHIGSQLFDMKPYFKSIKVVVDFAAAMKRKNGFEMRMLVTGGGLGIAYLSDDEPPSVDDFAEMITSNVIKRCKTAKLELPHLVVEPGRSIVGQAGMALYTVGAIKDIEGVRKYVLVDGGMSDNIRPSLYGAKYEALIANKAVESGKAKTETVTIGGKYCESGDILIRDIDMPKIESGDIIAVPCCGAYCLSMASNYNASLKPPIVLVRDGKAKLIRRRETYKDLTKCDMV from the coding sequence ATGCTTAAATTATTCCCATCGACGGCAAAGATCAACAAAGGCCGCCTCACCATCGGCGGGTGTGATACGGTGGCGCTGGCCAAAGAGTTCGGCACGCCGCTCTACATCTTCGACGAGGCCACACTGCGCGGCAGGTGCTCCGAGTACCGCAAGGCGTTCCAGAAACGCTACCCGGACAGCACGATAAGCTACGCCTGCAAGGCCTATATCAACAAGGCGCTGGCGCAGCTTTTCAACGAAGAAGGCCTGAGCCTGGACGCCGTCTCCGCGGGCGAGATCGCCATAGCCAAAGAAACGGGCTTCCCCATGAGGCGGGTGTACTTCAACGGCAACAACAAGTCCCGCGCCGAGTTGGAGGAAGCGGTGGCATGGGGCGTCAAATATATCATCGTCGACAACTTCCACGAGCTGTCCGTCCTGAGCGACGTGGCGAAGAAGGCAAAGGTACAACAGGACGTTCTGCTGCGCCTGTCTCCGGGCATCGACCCGCACACACACGCCTATCTCACCACCGGCAACGTGGACAGCAAGTTCGGCTTCCTCATGAGCCAGGCCGGGGACGCCGTTGAAACGGCGATGGCTTCAAAATGGCTGAATCTGGTCGGGCTGCATTTCCACATCGGCTCACAGCTTTTCGACATGAAACCATACTTTAAGTCGATAAAGGTCGTCGTCGATTTCGCCGCCGCCATGAAGCGCAAGAACGGATTCGAGATGCGGATGCTCGTCACCGGCGGGGGCCTGGGCATAGCGTATCTTAGCGATGACGAACCTCCGTCCGTGGATGATTTCGCCGAAATGATTACATCGAACGTCATTAAGCGCTGCAAAACGGCCAAACTCGAATTGCCGCACCTCGTCGTGGAGCCGGGGCGCTCCATCGTGGGGCAGGCAGGGATGGCGCTCTATACCGTCGGCGCGATAAAGGACATCGAGGGCGTGCGCAAATACGTGCTCGTCGACGGCGGCATGAGCGATAACATACGTCCCAGCCTGTACGGGGCGAAGTATGAAGCGCTGATCGCCAACAAAGCGGTCGAATCGGGTAAGGCGAAAACGGAAACCGTCACCATCGGCGGAAAGTACTGCGAATCGGGCGACATACTTATCAGAGACATCGACATGCCGAAGATCGAATCTGGCGACATCATAGCCGTGCCCTGCTGCGGCGCCTACTGTCTATCGATGGCGTCCAACTATAACGCATCGCTTAAGCCACCCATCGTGCTGGTCAGGGACGGCAAGGCCAAACTGATACGCCGCCGTGAGACATACAAAGACCTGACCAAGTGCGACATGGTTTAA